The following proteins are co-located in the Lasioglossum baleicum unplaced genomic scaffold, iyLasBale1 scaffold0107, whole genome shotgun sequence genome:
- the LOC143219941 gene encoding uncharacterized protein LOC143219941, with amino-acid sequence MQGATSTPEINHIKILQINLNHCKNAQELLTQSAMQYAIDVVLISEPWSPPSYWHNDGHKSASIWLPQPGNKLNRVKCLFKSKGIVAVQIQDHTFISCYISPNISLVSYTERISELERFLDTINIDKCIIAGDFNAKSTVWGSRILDDHGTVVMEMCNNFGLIPKVSTGSHTFERNGHYSTIDILLCGSTAYNGITSSQILEDYTASDHRYLKHVLSTNTANTANFERKKKFKLDADRFSKTYLQITKIADPLKITSIEDIDAYIDMITEVFESTSYTLHQTIRRRKEVWWWNAEIAALRKASISSRRSLQRARIKLKKHPEISNEEVVRSLNKHNKNKKALKHEIARAKRKSWTTLIDEIDTDIWGRPYKAVMGRVAGKPPPSIPSEEETEEVIKTLFQTSPEPNQTNPNSDGTDTAYDASDRPFAEAEVLKAMKSVKKKAPGIDDIPSELVQLLSKIALPHVTQVINTCTTWDISQHPGRKDVWFLYRRNPGQMDVRE; translated from the coding sequence atgcaAGGCGCAACTTCCACACCTGAAATAaaccatattaaaatattacaaatcAACCTAAATCACTGTAAGAACGCACAGGAACTACTCACCCAGTCAGCTATGCAATATGCGATAGACGTCGTACTCATCTCCGAGCCCTGGTCACCTCCATCATACTGGCATAATGATGGTCATAAATCCGCATCTATATGGTTACCACAACCTGGAAATAAACTTAATAGGGTTAAATGCCTCTTCAAATCGAAAGGGATTGTCGCCGTACAAATACAAGACCATACTTTCATCTCTTGCTACATCTCTCCAAATATAAGCTTGGTATCCTATACGGAAAGAATTTCAGAGTTAGAAAGGTTTTTAGACACTATAAACATAGATAAATGCATAATTGCTGGCGATTTCAATGCCAAGTCGACCGTATGGGGCTCAAGAATACTTGATGATCACGGCACGGTGGTAATGGAAATGTGCAATAATTTCGgactgattccgaaagtcagtaCAGGCTCGCACACGTTCGAAAGAAATGGTCACTATTCCACAATAGACATCCTACTATGCGGATCAACAGCATATAATGGTATCACTTCCAGCCAAATACTTGAAGACTACACGGCCTCCGATCATCGCTACCTGAAACATGTATTGTCTACGAACACAGCTAACACTGCCAACttcgagagaaagaaaaaattcaaaCTCGATGCTGATAGATTCTCCAAAACCTACCTTCAAATCACCAAGATTGCTGATCCCCTAAAAATTACATCAATAGAAGATATCGATGCATATATAGACATGATTACAGAAGTATTTGAATCCACCTCATACACACTACACCAAACCATTAGACGAAGGAAAGAGGTCTGGTGGTGGAATGCCGAAATTGCTGCTCTGAGAAAAGCGTCCATCAGCTCACGTCGATCGTTACAGAGAGCCCGCATCAAACTGAAGAAACACCCAGAAATATCCAATGAGGAGGTAGTCAGGAGTCTTaataaacacaataaaaataagaagGCATTAAAACATGAGATAGCAAGAGCAAAAAGGAAATCGTGGACAACACTCATTGACGAAATAGATACTGACATCTGGGGAAGACCATACAAGGCCGTAATGGGAAGGGTGGCAGGTAAACCCCCGCCTAGTATTCCATCAGAAGAGGAGACCGAAGAGGTAATAAAAACCCTCTTTCAAACGTCACCCGAGCCAAACCAGACCAACCCTAACTCCGACGGGACAGACACTGCCTATGACGCTTCTGACCGTCCTTTCGCGGAAGCAGAGGTACTAAAGGCGATGAAGTCGGTGAAGAAGAAAGCGCCCGGCATAGACGACATTCCTTCTGAACTGGTGCAACTTCTCTCTAAAATAGCACTGCCTCACGTCACGCAGGTAATAAACACGTGTACAACCTGGGATATTTCCCAACACCCTGGAAGAAAGGACGTCTGGTTCTTATACCGAAGAAACCCGGGCCAGATGGACGTACGGGAGTGA